In one Effusibacillus pohliae DSM 22757 genomic region, the following are encoded:
- the fliP gene encoding flagellar type III secretion system pore protein FliP (The bacterial flagellar biogenesis protein FliP forms a type III secretion system (T3SS)-type pore required for flagellar assembly.), whose protein sequence is MTKKILVLLAIVVWLAHTGTVHAEGIGIPGIDVNVTTSNNPQNVATSVQILLLLTVLSLAPAILILMTCFTRIVVVLSFVRNALSIQQMPPNQVLIGLALFMTLFVMTPTLSEVNEKALQPYLAGQLSQAQAMEQAAIPFKHFMAKHTREKDLMLFLEYRKSPIPKTVEEIPLSTLVPAYAISELKTAFQIGFMIFIPFLIIDLVVSTTLMSMGMMMLPPVMISLPFKILLFVMVDGWYLIVKSLLQGYQ, encoded by the coding sequence ATGACAAAAAAGATTCTGGTTTTGCTTGCAATCGTTGTGTGGCTGGCGCACACGGGCACGGTGCACGCCGAAGGGATTGGGATTCCCGGCATCGATGTCAATGTGACGACTTCGAACAACCCGCAAAATGTGGCGACCAGCGTGCAGATCCTGCTGCTGTTGACCGTATTGTCGCTGGCGCCGGCGATTCTGATTTTGATGACCTGTTTTACCCGGATCGTCGTGGTGCTCTCATTCGTTCGGAACGCCCTGTCGATCCAGCAGATGCCACCGAACCAGGTATTGATCGGTCTGGCATTGTTCATGACGTTGTTCGTGATGACCCCCACCTTGTCGGAAGTCAATGAAAAAGCGCTGCAGCCGTATCTGGCAGGCCAGCTTTCGCAGGCACAGGCGATGGAACAGGCGGCGATCCCGTTCAAGCATTTTATGGCGAAACATACGCGGGAAAAGGATCTGATGCTGTTTCTTGAATACCGCAAAAGCCCGATTCCGAAAACGGTTGAAGAGATTCCCCTGTCCACCTTGGTGCCGGCCTATGCGATCAGCGAACTGAAGACCGCCTTTCAGATCGGATTCATGATTTTCATTCCTTTTCTCATCATCGATTTGGTGGTCTCGACGACGCTGATGTCGATGGGAATGATGATGTTGCCGCCTGTCATGATCTCGCTGCCGTTCAAGATTCTGCTGTTTGTGATGGTCGACGGCTGGTACCTGATCGTGAAATCGCTGCTGCAGGGTTATCAATAA
- a CDS encoding FliO/MopB family protein — translation MGTLALGESVEDMIKRGGQGSGTQPPPAGGQSDWSLLLGMVELLVVLGVVAGVIYLLIRFLARNTRAGRSHSLLRTVAVHPLAANRTIYLVALEDRIYVVGVGEDVTLLDVITDQGVADRIKNQASASAGPDFPAWLANWRLPQRKSDPGEPMQAPSFQEILQSKLRQFKEQRKKFRKWDSDQR, via the coding sequence GTGGGCACTCTGGCGCTTGGCGAAAGCGTGGAAGACATGATCAAACGGGGCGGCCAAGGAAGCGGAACGCAGCCTCCCCCGGCAGGCGGGCAGAGCGATTGGTCGCTGCTGCTGGGCATGGTCGAACTGCTGGTGGTCTTGGGGGTGGTGGCCGGGGTGATCTACCTGCTGATCAGATTTTTGGCGCGGAACACGCGGGCGGGACGTTCGCATTCGCTGCTGCGGACCGTCGCCGTGCACCCGCTGGCCGCGAACCGGACGATTTACCTGGTGGCGCTGGAAGATCGGATTTATGTGGTCGGGGTGGGAGAGGACGTAACGTTGCTGGATGTGATTACCGACCAGGGGGTGGCGGATCGCATCAAAAACCAGGCGAGCGCGTCGGCAGGACCCGATTTTCCCGCTTGGCTGGCGAACTGGCGGCTGCCGCAACGAAAATCGGACCCGGGCGAACCGATGCAAGCTCCGTCGTTTCAGGAAATACTGCAATCGAAACTGCGGCAATTCAAAGAGCAGCGGAAAAAGTTTCGGAAATGGGACTCTGATCAGCGATGA
- a CDS encoding response regulator: MAKRILIVDDAAFMRMMIKEILTKNGYEVVGEAQDGKEAVVKYKELNPDLVTLDITMPEMDGIAALKQIRQHDPNAKVIMCSAMGQQAMVIDAIQAGAKDFIVKPFQADRVLEAIKKIVG; the protein is encoded by the coding sequence ATGGCAAAACGCATTTTGATCGTGGATGATGCAGCCTTCATGCGGATGATGATCAAAGAAATTCTCACCAAAAACGGGTATGAGGTCGTGGGAGAAGCGCAGGACGGGAAGGAAGCGGTCGTCAAGTACAAAGAGCTGAACCCCGATCTGGTGACGCTCGACATCACCATGCCGGAGATGGACGGCATCGCCGCCTTGAAGCAAATTCGACAGCACGATCCGAACGCGAAAGTGATCATGTGTTCGGCCATGGGCCAGCAGGCGATGGTGATCGATGCGATTCAGGCGGGCGCGAAAGATTTTATCGTCAAGCCATTCCAAGCGGACCGCGTGCTGGAAGCGATCAAAAAGATCGTGGGATAG
- the fliY gene encoding flagellar motor switch phosphatase FliY translates to MTGNDFLSQEEIDALLRQAEAGGPQQPKPTDLLSDFEKDALGEIGNISFGTAATALSTLLRQKVEITTPAVSVIDREQLQNDLPIPHVVIKVDYTDGFVGSNVLAIRTGDAQVIADLMLGGDGRVEPGELNELHMSAVAEAMNQMMGSAATSMSTIFNMVVNITPPSVDIFTLDRQHANALFPTDEVLVKIAFRLLVGDLIDSQIMNLVPISFAKTMLAKLTGNDEPAEAAATAAQEAPVATPQPAMQAPEPMAAAPQPSFTSGSVSYQQAASPLSVSQPPHPGAIPPAGDPLAHRAVTDPVFHGAAGYHSGYGPGDNPVHGAVQDRALHGATGYSPAYGSGARSTASAYPPGGRQHEAPTVNVQPVQFAAFDPVEPNVIGSGNLNLLLDVPLQVTVELGRTRKQIREILELGPGSILELDKLAGEPVDILVNNKLIAKGEVVVIDENFGVRVTDILTPAERISKLQ, encoded by the coding sequence GTGACAGGTAACGACTTCCTATCACAAGAAGAAATTGACGCATTGCTGCGGCAGGCGGAAGCGGGCGGCCCGCAGCAGCCAAAGCCCACGGATTTGTTGAGCGATTTTGAAAAAGACGCGTTGGGCGAGATCGGCAACATTTCGTTCGGCACTGCCGCCACCGCTTTGTCCACCTTGCTCAGGCAAAAAGTGGAGATCACCACGCCCGCAGTGTCGGTGATCGACCGCGAACAGCTGCAGAACGATCTGCCGATTCCGCACGTGGTGATTAAAGTGGACTACACGGACGGATTCGTCGGGTCGAATGTGCTGGCCATCCGCACGGGAGACGCCCAGGTGATCGCCGATCTGATGCTTGGCGGGGACGGCCGCGTCGAGCCAGGTGAATTGAACGAACTGCATATGAGCGCGGTGGCTGAGGCGATGAACCAGATGATGGGATCGGCCGCCACGTCGATGTCGACGATTTTCAATATGGTGGTGAACATCACGCCGCCTTCGGTCGACATTTTCACACTGGACCGGCAGCATGCGAACGCTCTGTTTCCAACTGACGAGGTGTTGGTAAAAATCGCTTTCCGGCTGTTGGTGGGCGATCTGATCGACTCGCAAATCATGAATCTGGTGCCCATCAGCTTTGCCAAAACGATGCTGGCGAAATTGACGGGAAACGACGAACCGGCAGAAGCGGCCGCAACTGCTGCTCAGGAAGCGCCAGTTGCAACGCCGCAACCGGCGATGCAGGCGCCGGAACCAATGGCTGCCGCACCGCAGCCATCATTCACTTCCGGTTCCGTTTCATACCAACAGGCGGCTTCCCCTCTATCGGTTTCGCAGCCGCCTCACCCGGGGGCGATCCCGCCGGCAGGAGATCCGCTTGCGCATCGAGCCGTGACAGATCCCGTCTTCCACGGAGCCGCAGGGTATCACTCCGGATACGGACCGGGAGATAACCCGGTACATGGGGCAGTGCAGGATCGTGCTCTGCACGGAGCGACAGGCTATTCGCCCGCTTACGGAAGCGGGGCACGATCCACGGCATCGGCTTACCCGCCTGGCGGACGCCAGCACGAGGCGCCGACCGTGAATGTGCAACCTGTCCAGTTTGCTGCTTTTGATCCGGTCGAGCCGAATGTGATCGGCAGCGGGAATTTGAACCTGCTGCTCGATGTCCCGCTGCAGGTGACGGTGGAATTGGGCAGAACGCGCAAACAGATCCGGGAAATCCTCGAACTGGGACCGGGATCGATTCTCGAACTGGACAAGCTGGCGGGCGAACCGGTCGATATTCTGGTCAACAACAAGTTGATCGCCAAGGGTGAAGTGGTGGTTATCGACGAAAACTTCGGGGTGCGTGTGACCGATATTCTCACGCCTGCGGAACGAATTTCCAAACTGCAATAA
- the fliM gene encoding flagellar motor switch protein FliM — protein MAEVLSQSEIDALLSALSSGELSAEEIRQGETERKIRNYDFKRAMRFSKDQIRSLTRIFENFSRLLTSYFSAQLRTYVQIQVVSVEQLPYEEFIRSIPKVTILNVFGVHPLNGKFVMEVNPNVAYAMLDRLLGGPGVGQEKDRNLTEIETRVMVRIFGRSLEYLGEAWKGVADLAPELEMLEVNPQFMQLVSPNETVAVVSLSSKIGETTGMINVCMPHVVLEPIMPKLSAHYWMHPKKTRDKSEDAEVIRKTLQKAFLPITVELGSSTISVGEFLQLAVGDVIKLDQAIDQNVQIKIGNSPKYLGQPGTSRGRIAVQVTEVLEEGVREGDR, from the coding sequence ATGGCGGAAGTATTGTCGCAAAGTGAAATAGACGCCTTGTTATCCGCCTTGTCATCCGGTGAGTTGTCGGCCGAGGAGATCCGTCAGGGTGAAACGGAACGCAAGATCCGCAATTACGACTTCAAACGGGCGATGCGTTTCTCGAAGGATCAGATCCGCAGCCTCACCCGCATCTTTGAAAATTTTTCACGCTTGCTCACCAGTTATTTTTCCGCGCAACTGCGCACCTACGTGCAGATCCAGGTGGTGTCGGTCGAGCAGTTGCCGTATGAGGAATTTATCCGTTCCATCCCGAAAGTGACGATTCTCAACGTGTTTGGGGTGCATCCGCTGAACGGAAAGTTCGTAATGGAAGTCAATCCGAACGTCGCCTACGCGATGTTGGACCGGCTGCTCGGCGGACCGGGCGTCGGGCAGGAAAAAGACCGCAACCTGACGGAGATCGAAACGAGGGTGATGGTGCGCATCTTCGGCAGGTCGCTCGAATATCTCGGCGAGGCATGGAAGGGCGTGGCCGATTTGGCGCCGGAACTGGAGATGCTGGAAGTGAATCCGCAGTTTATGCAGCTGGTGTCTCCCAATGAGACAGTGGCGGTCGTCTCCCTGAGTTCGAAAATCGGCGAGACGACCGGCATGATCAACGTGTGCATGCCGCATGTGGTGTTGGAGCCGATCATGCCGAAATTGTCCGCCCACTATTGGATGCACCCGAAAAAAACGCGCGACAAGTCCGAAGATGCGGAAGTGATTCGGAAGACGCTGCAAAAAGCGTTTTTGCCGATTACAGTCGAACTGGGGTCGTCCACGATCAGTGTCGGCGAATTTTTGCAATTGGCGGTCGGGGATGTGATCAAACTGGATCAAGCGATCGATCAGAATGTCCAGATCAAAATCGGCAATTCCCCAAAATATCTCGGCCAGCCGGGCACCAGCCGCGGCCGGATTGCCGTCCAAGTCACGGAAGTTCTGGAGGAAGGGGTGAGGGAAGGTGACAGGTAA
- a CDS encoding flagellar basal body-associated FliL family protein: protein MFRNKLFNMALIIMVSIALLAVVALVGWQYLGDREAAAKAPKPPTAQELAERQFAVDKMTTNLSGSSLIQIGMTLQTDSRKTVEELGLRKLQVKDTINQILHSTTHVDIQNDRDYRQLRQKIKDGVNKYLQTGKVVDVYITDIVIQ from the coding sequence ATGTTTCGAAACAAACTGTTCAACATGGCATTGATCATCATGGTATCAATCGCGCTTTTGGCCGTCGTCGCGCTGGTAGGCTGGCAATATCTCGGGGACAGGGAGGCAGCGGCGAAAGCTCCCAAGCCGCCTACGGCACAGGAACTGGCGGAGCGGCAATTTGCCGTCGACAAGATGACCACCAACCTGTCCGGCTCCAGTCTGATCCAGATCGGTATGACACTGCAAACCGATTCCCGCAAAACGGTAGAAGAACTGGGATTGCGCAAGCTGCAAGTGAAAGACACGATCAATCAAATCCTGCATTCCACCACTCACGTCGACATTCAAAATGACAGGGACTACCGGCAATTGCGGCAAAAAATCAAGGACGGTGTCAACAAATACCTGCAAACCGGCAAAGTGGTCGACGTCTACATCACCGATATTGTGATTCAGTGA
- a CDS encoding flagellar FlbD family protein: MIRVTRFNGSELMLNATLVETVEATPDTVITLVTNKKIVVKESVEEVADRITGYYKTIGLIGRQERPHTG; encoded by the coding sequence ATGATCAGAGTCACCCGCTTTAACGGTTCGGAGCTGATGCTGAACGCCACGTTGGTGGAAACGGTGGAAGCGACGCCGGATACGGTGATCACGTTGGTGACCAACAAAAAGATTGTGGTGAAGGAATCGGTTGAGGAAGTGGCGGATCGGATCACCGGTTATTACAAAACGATCGGCTTGATCGGCCGGCAAGAGCGTCCGCATACGGGGTGA
- the flgG gene encoding flagellar basal body rod protein FlgG — MLRAMYSGIAGMRGFQTKLDVIGNNIANVNTTGFKAGRVMFKDMLSQTVGGAARPGANIGGINPRQIGLGSTISAIDTLHTQGSAQTTNVPTDMMVNGEGFFVLSNDGGSTLYYTRAGNFSWDGGTGGSPNLKSLVAPNGMKVQGIAVDANGNPINNVVTDIRIPDDAQSFSIDDKGIVSYVDASGNKQYVAAIRIAKFANPGGLLKTGDNLYTSTANSGADNPAQWTDAVAGQKGRGMLIVGALEMSNVDLSNEFAEMIVAQRGFQANTRIITTSDEILQELVNLKR; from the coding sequence ATGTTGCGAGCCATGTATTCGGGGATTGCGGGGATGCGCGGATTCCAGACAAAACTGGACGTGATCGGCAATAACATCGCGAACGTAAATACCACCGGGTTCAAAGCGGGACGGGTGATGTTCAAAGACATGCTGAGTCAGACGGTGGGAGGCGCCGCCCGCCCCGGCGCCAACATTGGCGGTATTAATCCCCGCCAGATCGGACTGGGAAGCACGATTTCCGCGATTGATACGCTGCACACGCAGGGCAGTGCCCAGACAACGAACGTTCCAACTGACATGATGGTTAACGGAGAAGGATTTTTCGTGCTCAGCAACGACGGGGGCAGTACCCTGTACTATACTCGGGCCGGCAATTTCAGTTGGGATGGTGGAACCGGCGGTTCTCCCAATCTGAAATCGCTGGTGGCGCCAAACGGAATGAAAGTGCAGGGGATTGCGGTTGATGCCAACGGGAATCCGATTAACAATGTTGTGACCGATATTCGAATTCCTGATGATGCGCAATCCTTCTCAATCGATGACAAAGGAATCGTCAGCTATGTGGATGCGTCCGGCAACAAACAGTACGTGGCTGCCATCCGGATCGCCAAATTCGCCAATCCCGGCGGCTTGCTGAAGACGGGGGACAATCTCTACACCTCTACAGCGAACTCCGGGGCGGATAATCCGGCGCAGTGGACAGATGCGGTGGCTGGGCAAAAAGGCAGAGGCATGCTGATCGTAGGGGCACTCGAAATGTCCAACGTCGACCTGTCCAACGAATTTGCCGAGATGATCGTGGCGCAGCGCGGGTTCCAGGCGAACACCCGGATCATCACCACATCGGATGAAATTCTGCAGGAATTGGTGAATCTGAAACGATAA
- a CDS encoding TIGR02530 family flagellar biosynthesis protein has product MNREWLFGVRGPAAAQGAKPQTAQREPGRQSGCFRAELDKQLARTDVVVSNHAKQRLEKRAIRLNEADLQQIGRAIDRMAAKGGKESLILFKQTAFLVNVPNRTIITAVDQQSMKDNVFTNIDSAIFL; this is encoded by the coding sequence GTGAATCGGGAATGGCTGTTTGGTGTTCGCGGCCCCGCAGCTGCACAGGGTGCGAAACCTCAAACGGCGCAGCGAGAACCGGGCCGCCAGTCGGGATGCTTTCGGGCGGAGCTGGACAAGCAGCTCGCTCGCACGGATGTGGTCGTTTCCAATCATGCGAAGCAGCGTCTGGAAAAACGGGCGATCCGACTGAATGAGGCCGACCTGCAACAGATCGGACGGGCGATCGACCGGATGGCGGCAAAAGGCGGCAAGGAATCACTGATTTTGTTCAAGCAAACGGCGTTTCTGGTGAACGTGCCAAACCGTACGATCATCACGGCTGTCGACCAGCAATCAATGAAAGACAATGTGTTTACGAATATTGACAGCGCGATTTTTCTATAG
- a CDS encoding flagellar hook capping FlgD N-terminal domain-containing protein — MVNQTNAIAPTSGANFSKTAAKELDKDAFLKLLVTQLKYQDPLSPMQDREFISQMAQFSALEQMANSALELQKLQRIDSLATTFSLLGATVTYKDAAGKEVQGTVIGAEMKGGVMQVRVGDALVDLANIVKVAK; from the coding sequence ATGGTCAACCAAACGAACGCGATCGCCCCGACAAGCGGGGCCAATTTTAGTAAAACGGCGGCGAAAGAACTGGACAAAGACGCGTTTTTGAAACTGCTCGTCACGCAGTTGAAGTATCAGGATCCGCTGTCGCCGATGCAGGACCGCGAGTTCATCTCGCAGATGGCCCAATTCAGCGCCTTGGAGCAGATGGCAAACAGCGCGTTGGAGTTGCAAAAATTGCAAAGAATCGATTCGCTCGCCACAACCTTCAGCTTGCTGGGAGCGACGGTGACTTATAAGGACGCGGCAGGCAAAGAGGTGCAGGGTACCGTCATCGGCGCCGAGATGAAGGGCGGCGTCATGCAGGTGCGAGTCGGTGATGCGCTGGTGGATCTCGCCAATATTGTGAAAGTGGCCAAGTGA
- a CDS encoding flagellar hook-length control protein FliK — protein MTTMGKITSGSSVPTAPANFSGGCGMTAKMAGQFQTLLTRQLPGEKHADSGLDQLLALLSGMNAEQLGQLIALLGLPQANPLQPETIDLAAAEAGKQLVCVDVPQLARAVAEWLQNAGIPLEDAIRSLTASNEKGAKVKEANEQAVKLGGQLLHLLKSIQQAGRSEDQKISGASLQSAALLRAEIRPLRQPETLFLQMGSRLRPELTAIVGDSGGEPKLTATQTVPPEPVVVQGHPSAAARQDISSQTDGVHLSSVSNWVVPAEVSGSTASGAVASSGPVHVQMRADQWKADFPALLVKQAVLGERHGVSEMRITLLPDGLGEIQVHIQGEAGQVTLQIAADSQYARSLLDSGIGVLKQQLEAQGLQVNRLEVVPVSSSTGSDAELGMFDGQRQQRHPQTYNPRKGQVAKTGVIEEAAVWEPSWQSLRNGQFDMMA, from the coding sequence ATGACGACGATGGGCAAGATCACGTCGGGCTCGTCCGTTCCGACTGCTCCGGCCAATTTTTCCGGCGGTTGCGGGATGACTGCTAAAATGGCCGGACAGTTCCAGACGCTATTGACGCGGCAGCTGCCGGGTGAGAAACATGCAGACTCCGGTTTGGATCAACTGCTGGCGCTGCTGTCCGGCATGAATGCGGAGCAACTGGGGCAGCTGATTGCGTTGCTGGGTCTGCCGCAAGCGAATCCGCTGCAGCCTGAAACGATTGATTTGGCGGCTGCGGAAGCGGGGAAACAGCTCGTGTGCGTCGACGTCCCACAGCTTGCCCGGGCCGTTGCCGAGTGGCTGCAGAATGCCGGGATCCCGTTGGAAGATGCGATCCGCAGTCTGACTGCTTCCAACGAAAAAGGGGCGAAAGTAAAAGAGGCGAACGAACAGGCGGTGAAACTTGGGGGCCAGTTGCTGCACCTTCTGAAATCGATCCAGCAAGCCGGCCGCTCGGAAGATCAAAAAATCTCCGGCGCCTCGCTGCAATCAGCGGCGCTTCTGCGCGCGGAAATCAGGCCGCTGCGCCAACCGGAAACACTATTCCTGCAAATGGGAAGCCGGCTTCGGCCGGAACTCACTGCGATTGTGGGCGATTCCGGCGGCGAACCGAAGCTGACCGCGACGCAAACCGTTCCGCCTGAACCGGTTGTGGTTCAGGGCCATCCGTCCGCCGCTGCCCGGCAGGATATTTCGTCGCAAACAGACGGGGTCCATCTTTCTTCCGTGTCGAATTGGGTGGTTCCGGCAGAAGTCTCGGGAAGCACCGCTTCCGGAGCGGTTGCATCATCCGGCCCCGTGCATGTACAGATGCGGGCGGACCAGTGGAAAGCTGATTTTCCGGCGTTGTTGGTCAAACAGGCAGTTTTAGGCGAGCGCCACGGTGTAAGTGAGATGAGAATCACGCTACTGCCCGATGGGCTGGGAGAAATTCAGGTTCACATCCAGGGGGAAGCCGGACAGGTGACGCTGCAGATCGCGGCCGACAGCCAATATGCCCGCTCGCTGCTGGATTCTGGCATCGGTGTTCTCAAACAGCAGCTGGAAGCGCAAGGACTGCAAGTGAATCGGCTGGAAGTGGTGCCAGTTTCCTCCTCCACCGGGAGCGATGCGGAGTTGGGAATGTTTGACGGTCAAAGACAGCAGCGACATCCGCAAACTTACAACCCGCGCAAAGGGCAGGTGGCGAAAACAGGCGTGATCGAGGAGGCGGCGGTCTGGGAGCCGTCCTGGCAAAGTTTACGGAACGGCCAATTTGACATGATGGCATAG
- a CDS encoding MotE family protein — translation MEERAYGKLEWLFYIIILPLLFTGLVLGMVFQFMGYDVTGKLLAAARQTPVIRSIVPPDEAAKQERSEVRKLTAQLEQMKKELEQTKSANQQLQQELVAKEAELNRLKQQNDQSQKQETERQSADQYWKQQAKVYSEMSPKKAASLLGAIPLAEARAILGRMTVEEKAQILEKMDPEQAARIETGQ, via the coding sequence GTGGAAGAACGCGCGTACGGAAAATTGGAATGGTTGTTTTATATCATCATTCTGCCGCTGCTGTTTACCGGATTGGTCCTGGGAATGGTGTTTCAGTTCATGGGATATGACGTGACTGGAAAACTGTTGGCCGCCGCCCGCCAGACGCCGGTCATCCGTTCGATCGTTCCGCCGGACGAAGCGGCCAAACAGGAGCGTTCCGAAGTGCGGAAACTGACGGCGCAGTTGGAACAGATGAAAAAAGAACTGGAGCAGACGAAGAGTGCCAATCAGCAGTTGCAGCAAGAACTGGTTGCGAAAGAAGCGGAACTGAACCGGTTGAAGCAGCAGAATGACCAGTCGCAGAAACAGGAGACCGAACGGCAGTCGGCGGATCAATATTGGAAGCAGCAGGCGAAAGTCTATTCCGAAATGTCTCCCAAGAAAGCGGCCAGTCTGCTGGGTGCCATCCCCCTGGCCGAAGCGAGAGCGATTCTCGGCCGGATGACGGTGGAAGAAAAGGCGCAGATCCTTGAAAAGATGGATCCGGAACAGGCGGCCCGCATCGAAACCGGGCAATGA
- a CDS encoding flagellar export protein FliJ, whose protein sequence is MSIPMRTIQKIHSIKSLFARQTEWEFAEHRRQLSQAESLLHAIETDLEHSLARFKQIESAGTTPLQLLAWDEWLNSQRCKLQQQKQQCSYLAGQVETTRLRFIHRQRDQEIWQRLKQKRLESRDRDLKKKEQSELDEISLRMRRKAP, encoded by the coding sequence ATGAGCATTCCGATGCGGACGATTCAAAAAATCCATTCAATCAAATCGCTGTTTGCCAGACAGACGGAATGGGAATTTGCCGAACACAGGAGACAGCTCTCGCAAGCGGAGAGCCTGCTGCATGCGATCGAAACCGATCTGGAACATTCGCTTGCCCGCTTCAAACAGATCGAGTCGGCCGGAACGACCCCCCTACAGCTGCTGGCCTGGGATGAATGGCTGAATTCCCAGCGCTGCAAGCTGCAACAGCAAAAACAGCAGTGTTCCTACCTGGCCGGCCAGGTGGAAACGACCCGCCTGCGGTTCATCCACCGGCAGCGGGATCAGGAGATCTGGCAGCGTCTCAAGCAAAAACGATTGGAGAGCCGTGACCGCGACTTGAAAAAAAAGGAACAGTCGGAGCTCGATGAGATCAGTCTGCGGATGAGACGCAAGGCGCCCTGA
- the fliI gene encoding flagellar protein export ATPase FliI yields MEVIEKTGRFVHFGKVAQVIGLTIESVGPPAKVGDICLISSVSRTAPCMAEVVGFREDRVLLMPLGDLGAVGPGSEVRGTGKALHVPVGKPLLGRILNGVGRPIDDLGPLSLTEEKPVDNDPPNPLARPTICSPLSVGIRCIDGLLSVGRGQRIGIFAGSGVGKSTLLGMIARNTSADVNVIALIGERGREVRGFIEKDLGPEGLARSVLVVATSDQPALIRIKGALVATTIAEYFRDQGLHVNLMMDSVTRFAMAQREVGLAVGEPPATKGYTPSVFAMLPRLLERAGTGAAGTITGFYTVLVDGDDLNDPIADAVRGILDGHIVLSRELANKGHFPAIDVLSSISRVMNDLVTPEHRRAALTFKRLAAVYREAEDLIRIGAYQAGTNPEIDRAIEYRERMNRFVTQAVDEKSDFATTVDQLIHLLGGIEA; encoded by the coding sequence CTGGAAGTCATCGAAAAAACGGGTAGGTTCGTACACTTCGGAAAAGTGGCGCAGGTCATCGGACTAACGATCGAATCGGTCGGGCCGCCAGCCAAAGTCGGCGATATCTGCCTGATTTCATCGGTCAGCCGGACGGCGCCCTGCATGGCGGAAGTGGTCGGTTTCCGGGAAGACCGGGTGCTGCTGATGCCGTTGGGCGATCTCGGGGCGGTCGGGCCTGGCAGCGAAGTGCGCGGGACAGGCAAAGCCCTGCATGTTCCGGTTGGCAAACCGTTGCTGGGCAGGATCCTGAACGGTGTCGGCCGGCCGATCGACGATCTGGGACCGCTCTCCCTGACGGAGGAAAAACCGGTCGACAATGATCCACCGAACCCGCTGGCGCGGCCGACGATTTGCTCTCCGCTGTCAGTCGGCATCCGCTGCATCGATGGCTTGTTGAGCGTCGGACGGGGCCAGAGGATCGGAATTTTTGCCGGCAGCGGTGTCGGAAAAAGCACACTGCTCGGGATGATCGCCCGCAACACCTCGGCTGACGTGAACGTGATCGCGTTGATCGGCGAGCGGGGCCGAGAAGTGAGGGGATTCATCGAAAAAGATCTCGGTCCGGAAGGACTGGCCCGTTCCGTATTGGTGGTGGCCACTTCCGATCAGCCGGCGCTGATTCGCATCAAGGGGGCGCTGGTGGCCACCACAATCGCCGAATATTTCCGCGACCAGGGCCTGCACGTCAACCTGATGATGGACTCGGTCACACGCTTTGCGATGGCGCAGCGGGAAGTCGGGCTGGCGGTGGGGGAACCGCCAGCCACGAAAGGTTACACCCCATCCGTGTTCGCGATGCTGCCAAGACTTTTGGAACGGGCGGGAACGGGCGCGGCCGGTACGATCACCGGGTTTTACACGGTGCTGGTCGACGGGGACGATCTGAACGATCCGATCGCCGACGCGGTGCGGGGGATTCTCGACGGCCACATCGTCCTTTCGCGCGAGTTGGCCAACAAGGGCCATTTTCCTGCGATCGACGTGTTGTCCAGCATCAGCCGGGTGATGAACGATCTGGTCACCCCGGAGCATCGCCGGGCGGCGCTGACGTTCAAGCGGTTGGCGGCCGTGTACCGGGAGGCGGAAGATCTGATTCGGATCGGCGCCTACCAGGCGGGGACCAACCCGGAAATCGACCGTGCGATCGAATACCGGGAGCGCATGAACCGGTTTGTGACGCAAGCGGTCGACGAAAAATCCGATTTTGCCACGACCGTCGACCAGCTGATTCATCTGTTGGGAGGAATTGAGGCATGA